One part of the Janthinobacterium sp. 17J80-10 genome encodes these proteins:
- a CDS encoding glycosyltransferase gives MKILWISPTPSHPQNAGNRAHIHAMAEQVLAAGHHVTLLLYGQETVPDEAKQAMQSFWSDFVYVPHRLRERTKTHGDVWGIDDWYNADLEAAVRFLLGQNDYDAVYCEYVFFSKALTLFPESTLKILSCHDRMSNRAQLLQKQGIAPDFFYTTPEQEKIALDRADIVLAIQDEERAFFQSLTSKAVLEVGYPVEAVPLPAPVMTGKLRIGYLGSNNSLNRKSLLTFLGLVQNDGLLAQRIEVVAAGTICNSLANTPVVCLGEVAEEADFYRQVDLVINPMLDGTGLKIKTLSAIRHGMPFLSTATGSKGIAVSFAEHDAASVETLVEHVRALLDAPAQRLDALRAESVRLLAAYQSRQRQQVRDLLRAIETGSIAHIGAKRVLVVTDVPFWEAALGNHMRIFTMCKEIQRHAELTVFYFGSLFPEREAQIAAAGFAGQVISFKDYEQAAKDLRETSDFPRLPGLERWRHEIFFKSLRAFLSFAPQFDTVVFEYIWLAYTRAALPYQAITVLDTHDLMTMREYRFVSQGLRHHISLTFGEEMALLDRFDSVIAIQHEEAEILSSVLKKALPICCPHGVDMPECGPPRATADTLILGFVGGASDANFAAIDWFLRQVWPVMASLPIALHVYGAVCQRIDQAPPGVVLHGKVDRLDSAYAGCDVIINPMIHGGGIKIKSVEALAYGKPLVASPEGAVGIAAPADSGVFVARNRAEFIDALVRLLAFPEERRAMANAARQAAEAQFSSARCFAPLVELIQSV, from the coding sequence ATGAAAATCCTGTGGATTTCGCCGACGCCGTCGCATCCGCAAAACGCCGGCAACCGTGCGCATATCCATGCCATGGCGGAGCAGGTGCTGGCCGCCGGCCATCATGTGACATTGCTGCTGTACGGGCAGGAGACTGTGCCGGACGAGGCAAAGCAGGCGATGCAGTCATTCTGGTCCGATTTTGTCTATGTTCCGCATCGCCTGCGCGAGCGCACAAAGACGCATGGCGACGTATGGGGAATCGACGACTGGTACAACGCCGACCTCGAGGCGGCCGTGCGCTTTTTGCTGGGGCAGAATGATTACGATGCGGTCTATTGTGAATATGTATTTTTCAGCAAGGCGCTCACCCTATTCCCTGAATCCACGCTGAAAATACTGAGTTGCCATGACCGCATGAGCAACCGCGCGCAACTGTTACAAAAGCAGGGAATCGCGCCGGATTTTTTCTACACCACGCCCGAACAGGAAAAAATCGCGCTCGATCGTGCCGATATCGTGCTGGCGATCCAGGATGAAGAACGGGCTTTTTTTCAGTCGCTGACCTCGAAGGCCGTCTTGGAAGTCGGCTACCCGGTAGAAGCCGTCCCCCTGCCCGCCCCCGTCATGACTGGCAAGCTGCGTATCGGTTACCTTGGCTCGAACAATTCGCTCAACAGGAAGTCCCTGCTTACCTTCCTCGGGCTGGTGCAGAACGACGGCCTGCTGGCGCAGCGTATCGAGGTAGTCGCCGCCGGCACGATTTGCAACAGCCTGGCCAATACACCGGTTGTTTGCCTGGGCGAAGTGGCGGAGGAGGCAGACTTCTATCGCCAGGTTGACCTCGTGATTAATCCGATGCTGGACGGAACTGGCCTGAAGATCAAGACATTGTCTGCCATTCGCCATGGGATGCCATTCCTGTCGACGGCAACCGGCAGCAAGGGCATCGCCGTCAGCTTTGCCGAACACGATGCGGCATCGGTAGAAACCCTGGTGGAGCATGTACGCGCCCTGCTGGATGCCCCGGCGCAACGGCTGGATGCCTTGCGTGCCGAGAGCGTGCGCCTGCTTGCCGCCTACCAGTCGCGCCAGCGCCAGCAAGTCCGCGACCTGCTGCGCGCCATCGAGACGGGCAGCATTGCCCACATCGGCGCCAAACGCGTGCTGGTCGTCACCGACGTACCCTTCTGGGAAGCCGCGCTTGGCAACCATATGCGCATCTTTACCATGTGCAAGGAAATCCAGCGCCATGCCGAGCTGACTGTATTTTATTTTGGCTCCCTGTTCCCGGAACGCGAGGCCCAGATTGCCGCTGCCGGCTTCGCTGGCCAGGTGATCAGCTTCAAGGATTACGAGCAAGCCGCCAAGGACCTCCGTGAAACCAGCGATTTCCCGCGCCTGCCGGGACTGGAGCGCTGGCGCCACGAGATTTTCTTCAAGTCGCTGCGGGCGTTTCTTTCCTTTGCACCGCAATTCGACACAGTCGTATTTGAATACATCTGGCTGGCCTACACCCGCGCCGCGCTGCCGTACCAGGCGATCACGGTGCTGGATACGCATGACCTGATGACCATGCGCGAATACCGTTTCGTGTCACAAGGCTTGCGGCACCATATTTCCCTGACCTTCGGCGAGGAAATGGCACTTTTGGACCGGTTCGATTCGGTGATCGCCATCCAGCACGAAGAAGCTGAAATATTGTCGTCGGTGCTGAAAAAAGCGCTGCCAATCTGCTGCCCGCATGGCGTTGACATGCCGGAATGCGGCCCGCCCCGCGCTACGGCTGACACGCTGATACTTGGTTTTGTCGGTGGTGCCAGCGATGCCAATTTCGCTGCCATTGACTGGTTCCTGCGCCAGGTCTGGCCGGTCATGGCATCGCTGCCGATTGCGTTGCATGTTTATGGCGCTGTATGCCAGCGCATCGACCAGGCACCGCCGGGCGTGGTTCTGCACGGCAAGGTTGACCGCCTCGATAGCGCCTACGCTGGCTGTGACGTCATTATCAACCCCATGATTCATGGCGGCGGCATCAAGATAAAATCTGTCGAAGCGCTCGCTTATGGCAAACCGCTGGTGGCGTCACCTGAGGGCGCCGTTGGCATCGCTGCGCCCGCTGACTCCGGCGTATTCGTGGCCCGCAACCGCGCCGAATTCATCGACGCGCTGGTGCGCCTGCTAGCGTTCCCCGAAGAACGGCGCGCCATGGCAAATGCGGCACGGCAGGCCGCCGAAGCGCAATTTTCGTCCGCGCGCTGCTTTGCGCCACTGGTTGAACTGATTCAGAGCGTCTGA
- a CDS encoding right-handed parallel beta-helix repeat-containing protein — translation MKRFFSITLLALCMPLLGHANAEQPVKEAQCLSGDVEVSGHTVLAASCRHTAALTIRTSGTVLDCQGSTVDGEGKRPVGIAIESDGKPLKGVVVRNCLVINAKYHGINIGWSLADRAKSERHARDVLYTLTPAGTLIENVTIRNAGRTGLYVDDYVTDTIVDGTTISDSGGVGIYLEHSSRGSTIRNSRIIGNGFVLRREGIAIDSSSGNTVQNSVIAGNAIGGIFLYRNCSEHLEQDAKQVQRWQSTDHNLVENNRIAGGKAGVWIASRQSMDTSMMACGNGYYADGKYTLDSARHNRVSNNEIADAEYGVLIEDDDNTVASNRFVGIRKVAIQVGSGPRYLYLHKPVVATRIQKNVFIGPGETTKFVSGSENPAGTTRVD, via the coding sequence GTGAAAAGATTTTTCTCCATCACATTGCTGGCACTGTGCATGCCGCTGCTCGGCCATGCAAATGCCGAGCAGCCCGTCAAAGAAGCCCAATGCCTGTCCGGGGACGTCGAAGTGAGCGGTCACACAGTGCTGGCGGCGTCATGCCGGCACACTGCGGCGTTGACCATCCGGACGTCCGGCACGGTGCTGGACTGCCAGGGCAGCACCGTTGACGGCGAAGGCAAGCGCCCGGTGGGCATTGCCATCGAGTCCGATGGCAAGCCGCTGAAGGGCGTCGTGGTGCGCAATTGCCTGGTCATCAATGCAAAGTATCATGGCATCAACATTGGCTGGAGCCTGGCGGATCGGGCCAAAAGCGAGCGCCATGCGCGCGATGTCCTGTACACGCTGACGCCTGCCGGCACACTGATTGAAAATGTCACGATCAGGAATGCCGGACGCACTGGCCTGTATGTCGATGATTATGTGACGGATACGATTGTCGATGGCACAACCATCAGTGACTCTGGCGGTGTGGGCATTTACCTGGAACATAGTTCGCGGGGATCCACGATTCGCAACTCCCGCATCATCGGCAATGGCTTCGTGCTGCGCCGCGAAGGCATTGCGATTGATTCTTCCAGTGGCAACACTGTGCAGAATTCCGTCATCGCCGGCAACGCCATCGGCGGCATTTTTTTGTACCGGAACTGTTCCGAGCACCTCGAACAGGATGCAAAGCAGGTACAGCGTTGGCAGAGCACTGACCACAACCTGGTCGAGAACAACCGCATTGCCGGAGGCAAGGCCGGGGTCTGGATCGCTTCGCGGCAGAGCATGGATACCAGCATGATGGCTTGCGGCAATGGCTACTATGCGGACGGCAAATACACGCTGGACTCTGCCCGGCATAACCGTGTGTCAAATAATGAAATCGCCGATGCCGAATATGGCGTTCTGATCGAAGACGACGACAATACGGTAGCCAGCAACCGGTTCGTGGGCATCAGGAAGGTGGCTATCCAGGTCGGCAGCGGGCCGCGTTACCTCTACCTGCACAAGCCGGTCGTTGCAACGCGCATTCAAAAAAACGTATTTATCGGGCCAGGCGAGACAACTAAATTTGTCAGTGGGAGCGAAAACCCCGCCGGCACAACCAGAGTTGATTGA
- a CDS encoding GSCFA domain-containing protein has protein sequence MTISRDAVTWGFRFILGREPGDEAAIHAHMQLDDINQLVEVLLMSEEFSISKRFSHLFSLKKPAQRALVERKQAELKVLILGNCQGKGLARLLQAMSTNVTATHLELTGGMLAQIRSGEVDIAKMGAENDVILLHPHAEFLQFIEQKHPDIRARIKMIPAINFSAFHPDLVYIKNGRSGHALGPLGEYQSSIAFYGWRNGLTVEETIGLFAEDVYAKLGFFDYWDSARAFLQHNEQLTGIPLEKSLNKWSAGGCWMYSVNHPKLRVLADVARAILAREGIDALPDAEQFVQDDLASGPVWPVYPEIGKRLGIGNGHYFFKKIESECGSDRPVQMIDLPQFVKLSFDAFSAYRKADLVCERLDSAPYQELAAYLASRRQSGFAPQAAAAPALAGASQGKSNPYLGLTNHQFWRRGVERVTMKDVDPVVRAGFSLAPAHKVATAGSCFAQHISRTLQKNGFNYYVAEDGDGLATDETLRRNFGVFSARFGNLYTARQLLQLFDRAYGAFTPQEGHWVREDGRLVDPFRPQIEPDGFATLEDLEQSRQAHFAAVRRMFETLDVFVFTLGLTEAWRSKQDGAVYPLAPGVAGGAFDTRLHEFVNFGVADVVADMNAFIGRLQRVNPAARMIVTVSPVPLIATYENRHVLVATSYSKAVLRAAAEEVCNANATMCEYFPSYEIITGNYTRGEYFDNDLRSVKQEGVDHVMRLFLLHYSTGQQISTHNESLMRENAQVNAIVCDEEAIDRGASAS, from the coding sequence ATGACTATTTCCAGAGACGCCGTCACATGGGGATTCCGCTTTATCCTCGGCAGGGAGCCGGGTGATGAAGCGGCAATCCACGCCCATATGCAACTAGACGATATAAACCAATTGGTAGAGGTCTTGCTCATGTCCGAAGAATTCTCGATCAGTAAGCGATTTTCACACCTGTTCAGCCTGAAAAAACCAGCCCAGCGCGCGCTGGTCGAGCGCAAGCAGGCCGAGTTGAAAGTCCTCATCTTGGGAAATTGCCAGGGCAAGGGATTGGCCCGGCTGCTGCAAGCCATGTCGACCAATGTCACGGCGACGCACCTGGAATTGACTGGCGGGATGCTGGCGCAAATACGTTCAGGCGAAGTCGATATCGCAAAAATGGGAGCGGAAAATGATGTGATTCTGTTGCATCCCCATGCCGAATTCCTGCAATTCATCGAGCAGAAACATCCTGATATTCGCGCCCGGATCAAAATGATCCCAGCCATTAATTTTTCAGCCTTTCATCCTGATCTGGTCTACATCAAGAACGGACGATCAGGGCATGCACTGGGACCGCTGGGAGAATACCAGTCATCGATTGCCTTTTATGGCTGGCGCAATGGTTTGACGGTGGAAGAGACCATCGGCCTGTTTGCCGAGGATGTTTATGCAAAACTGGGATTTTTCGACTACTGGGATTCCGCCAGGGCGTTCCTGCAACATAACGAGCAGCTGACCGGCATCCCTCTCGAAAAATCACTGAACAAATGGTCCGCCGGCGGCTGCTGGATGTATTCGGTGAACCATCCGAAATTGCGGGTCCTCGCCGATGTTGCGCGCGCCATCCTGGCGCGGGAAGGCATCGATGCGTTGCCGGACGCGGAGCAGTTCGTGCAGGATGATCTGGCCAGCGGTCCTGTGTGGCCGGTGTACCCGGAAATCGGCAAGCGCCTTGGAATTGGCAACGGCCACTATTTTTTCAAGAAGATCGAGTCCGAATGTGGCAGCGATCGGCCGGTGCAGATGATCGACCTGCCGCAATTCGTGAAATTGTCGTTTGACGCGTTTTCCGCGTACCGTAAAGCCGATCTGGTATGTGAACGCCTGGATTCCGCACCCTACCAGGAACTTGCCGCGTACCTGGCCAGCCGCAGGCAGTCGGGCTTTGCGCCACAAGCTGCCGCAGCACCCGCACTTGCCGGGGCAAGCCAAGGCAAGTCCAACCCATATCTTGGCTTGACCAACCACCAGTTCTGGCGCCGCGGCGTTGAACGAGTGACCATGAAAGACGTCGACCCGGTGGTTCGCGCGGGTTTTTCGCTCGCGCCGGCGCACAAGGTTGCCACCGCGGGCAGTTGCTTTGCGCAGCATATCTCGCGCACGCTGCAGAAAAATGGTTTCAATTATTACGTTGCCGAAGATGGCGATGGCCTGGCGACTGACGAAACCCTGCGCCGCAATTTCGGCGTGTTTTCGGCGCGCTTCGGCAACCTGTACACCGCGCGCCAACTGCTGCAATTGTTCGATCGCGCCTATGGCGCCTTTACGCCGCAGGAGGGGCACTGGGTTCGCGAGGATGGCCGGCTGGTCGACCCCTTCCGACCGCAGATCGAACCTGACGGCTTCGCCACGCTGGAGGACCTCGAGCAATCCAGGCAGGCGCACTTTGCTGCTGTCAGGCGCATGTTCGAGACACTCGACGTGTTCGTCTTCACGCTCGGCCTGACCGAAGCCTGGCGCAGCAAACAGGACGGTGCGGTATACCCGCTCGCACCGGGTGTCGCAGGCGGTGCTTTTGATACCCGGCTCCACGAGTTCGTCAATTTCGGGGTGGCCGATGTCGTGGCCGACATGAACGCGTTTATCGGGCGCCTGCAGCGGGTCAACCCCGCCGCGCGCATGATCGTCACCGTTTCGCCGGTGCCGCTGATTGCGACTTATGAAAATCGCCACGTGCTGGTGGCGACTTCCTACAGCAAGGCTGTCTTGCGCGCCGCTGCCGAGGAAGTATGCAACGCCAACGCGACGATGTGCGAATACTTCCCTTCTTATGAAATCATCACGGGCAATTACACCAGGGGAGAATATTTTGACAACGACCTGCGGTCGGTGAAGCAGGAAGGCGTCGACCACGTGATGCGCCTGTTTCTGTTGCATTATTCCACCGGACAGCAGATTAGTACCCACAATGAAAGTCTAATGAGGGAAAATGCGCAGGTAAATGCGATCGTCTGCGATGAAGAAGCGATCGACCGCGGAGCAAGCGCCAGCTGA
- the cysC gene encoding adenylyl-sulfate kinase — MNNSTNVVWHRASVTRAQRQAQNLHPSVLLWFTGLSGSGKSSLAHAVEEKLHGLRCRTFVLDGDNVRHGLCGDLGFSNANREENIRRVGEVAKLFIEAGVITLTAFISPFAADRERVRGLFSPGDFIEIYCRCSLETCESRDTKGLYKQAHAGKIADFTGVSSPYEAPAAAELVIDTDQLDIESSVAMVLRFLQNRGIILSD, encoded by the coding sequence ATGAACAATTCGACCAACGTCGTGTGGCATCGGGCGAGCGTAACGCGCGCCCAGCGGCAGGCCCAGAACCTGCATCCAAGCGTGCTATTGTGGTTTACCGGCTTGTCCGGCTCAGGAAAATCGAGCCTGGCCCATGCGGTCGAAGAGAAGCTGCATGGCCTGCGGTGCCGGACCTTCGTGCTTGACGGCGACAATGTCCGGCATGGTCTCTGCGGCGATCTTGGCTTTTCAAACGCGAATCGCGAAGAGAATATCCGCCGTGTAGGGGAAGTGGCAAAATTGTTCATCGAGGCCGGCGTGATAACCTTGACCGCCTTTATTTCCCCGTTTGCGGCTGACCGGGAACGTGTACGCGGCCTTTTTTCGCCGGGCGATTTTATTGAAATCTATTGTCGCTGCTCGCTTGAAACCTGCGAGTCGAGAGATACAAAAGGATTGTATAAGCAGGCGCATGCCGGGAAAATAGCTGATTTCACGGGGGTTTCATCGCCCTATGAAGCGCCAGCAGCAGCTGAACTTGTTATCGACACTGACCAGCTGGATATTGAATCGTCCGTCGCGATGGTATTGAGGTTTTTGCAGAATCGCGGAATCATCCTATCCGATTAA
- a CDS encoding polysaccharide biosynthesis/export family protein produces MKPEFLSQTHFTGVRLLPLLAAVAVLTGCAMSPSWLPSSGPNYAQVDNATTSARLSGIQIVDVNDKVTRKLLEGEKRKLFSESFGSSPQPGYVIGSGDVIEVSVWEAPPAALFGGAALDVRQGPSGTRITVLPEQMVSREGSINVPFAGQVPAARHTPRQIETEIVRRLKGKANQPQVLVRVIRNNTANVTIVGEVANSTRMPITDRGERLLDALAVAGGVRQPINKVTMQLTRGNMVHSLPLDTIIRDPKQNIVLQPGDVLTSLFQPLSFTVLGAAGKNAEVDFEAQGISLTQALARAGGVLDSRADAQGVFIFRFEPAETLDWGGKQPAMTPEGTVPVIYRVDLKDPATFFVAQSFPIRNKDVMFVSNAPAAELQKFLNIVGSVVYPIISIQNATN; encoded by the coding sequence ATGAAACCAGAATTCCTTAGCCAGACTCATTTCACTGGCGTCAGGCTGCTCCCCCTGCTGGCGGCGGTCGCCGTGCTGACGGGATGTGCCATGTCGCCCAGCTGGCTGCCGTCGTCCGGCCCCAACTATGCGCAGGTGGATAACGCAACGACTAGTGCGCGGCTGTCCGGCATCCAGATCGTCGATGTGAATGACAAGGTGACCCGCAAGCTTCTCGAAGGCGAGAAACGGAAGCTGTTTTCCGAATCGTTCGGAAGTTCGCCGCAGCCCGGCTATGTCATCGGCTCGGGCGACGTCATCGAAGTTTCAGTTTGGGAAGCGCCGCCCGCCGCACTCTTCGGCGGCGCCGCATTGGACGTGCGTCAAGGCCCATCGGGTACGCGCATAACGGTACTGCCGGAACAAATGGTCAGCAGGGAAGGCTCCATCAACGTGCCATTTGCCGGGCAGGTCCCCGCAGCGCGGCACACTCCCCGGCAGATCGAGACTGAAATCGTGCGCCGGCTCAAGGGCAAGGCGAACCAGCCTCAGGTCCTGGTCAGGGTCATCCGCAACAACACCGCGAATGTCACCATCGTGGGCGAAGTCGCCAATAGCACCCGCATGCCCATTACCGATCGCGGCGAACGGCTGCTGGATGCCCTGGCGGTGGCCGGCGGCGTGCGCCAGCCGATCAACAAGGTCACCATGCAACTCACGCGCGGCAACATGGTGCACTCGCTCCCGCTTGACACCATCATCCGCGACCCGAAGCAGAATATCGTGCTGCAACCGGGCGATGTGCTGACCTCGCTGTTCCAGCCGCTCAGCTTTACGGTATTGGGCGCTGCTGGAAAAAATGCCGAAGTGGATTTCGAGGCCCAGGGCATATCGCTGACCCAGGCATTGGCACGTGCCGGTGGCGTACTGGATAGCCGCGCCGATGCCCAGGGCGTTTTCATCTTCCGTTTCGAGCCGGCAGAGACGCTGGACTGGGGTGGCAAGCAGCCGGCGATGACGCCTGAAGGCACCGTACCGGTGATTTATCGCGTCGACCTGAAGGATCCTGCTACCTTCTTTGTCGCGCAAAGCTTCCCGATCCGTAACAAGGATGTGATGTTCGTCTCCAATGCGCCGGCGGCTGAACTGCAAAAGTTCCTGAACATTGTCGGGTCAGTGGTGTATCCGATCATCAGCATACAAAACGCGACAAACTAG
- a CDS encoding glycosyltransferase family 1 protein: protein MRDVLIDISRLLGRSLRGRLPTGVDRVSLAYVGHFGDRARAIVRYGPRTMLFSQADSQKLFGLLQSPPPDFNWKVRWMVACEFLKFRRNRDFAGAFLFNTGHSGLEKSTYPHQLRRQRVKPVFLVHDLIPITHPEYCRSGELGKHVIRMNNVLELAAGVIANSQATLQELENYARQTGRAMPPSVAAPLAAAPLPAPAEKRPLRAPYFVMLGTIEPRKNHWLMLQLWRKLVEKHGERAPRLVVIGQRGWECENVVDLLERCESLQGFVKEFPTCTDTELATWLHHAQALLFPSFAEGYGMPLAEALSLGVPVIASDLPAFREIAGAIPDYLAPLDGTGWMQHIEAYATTDSSERIAQLARVKDFAAPSWHMHFQLVEKLLAELQ, encoded by the coding sequence ATGCGTGACGTCCTGATCGATATCAGCCGGCTGCTCGGACGCAGCTTGAGGGGCCGGCTGCCGACAGGCGTCGACCGCGTCAGTCTCGCTTACGTTGGGCATTTTGGCGACAGGGCGCGCGCCATAGTGCGTTACGGCCCCCGCACCATGTTGTTCTCGCAAGCCGACTCACAGAAATTGTTTGGCTTGTTGCAAAGCCCGCCACCGGATTTCAACTGGAAGGTGCGCTGGATGGTTGCCTGCGAATTCTTGAAGTTTCGCCGGAATCGCGATTTTGCCGGCGCCTTTTTATTCAACACCGGGCATAGCGGCCTGGAGAAATCCACCTACCCGCACCAGTTGCGCCGTCAGCGCGTCAAGCCTGTCTTCCTCGTGCACGACCTGATTCCCATCACGCACCCCGAATACTGCAGGTCGGGAGAGCTGGGCAAGCATGTTATCCGCATGAATAACGTGCTGGAGCTTGCCGCCGGTGTCATCGCCAATTCGCAGGCAACCCTGCAGGAACTGGAAAATTATGCGCGCCAGACCGGCCGCGCCATGCCGCCTTCTGTTGCGGCGCCGCTGGCGGCAGCCCCCCTGCCGGCGCCAGCGGAAAAACGCCCCTTGCGGGCGCCCTACTTTGTCATGCTCGGCACGATCGAGCCGCGCAAGAACCACTGGCTGATGCTGCAATTGTGGCGCAAGCTGGTCGAAAAGCATGGAGAACGCGCGCCGCGGCTGGTGGTCATCGGCCAGCGCGGCTGGGAATGCGAAAACGTCGTGGACCTTCTGGAACGCTGCGAATCCCTCCAGGGCTTCGTCAAGGAATTCCCCACCTGTACCGATACTGAACTGGCGACCTGGCTGCACCATGCGCAGGCATTGCTGTTTCCTTCGTTTGCAGAAGGTTATGGCATGCCGCTGGCGGAAGCCCTGTCGCTGGGGGTACCTGTGATTGCCAGCGACCTGCCGGCATTTCGCGAAATCGCCGGCGCCATTCCCGACTACCTCGCCCCCCTGGATGGAACGGGCTGGATGCAACACATCGAAGCCTATGCCACAACGGACTCTTCAGAACGAATTGCGCAACTGGCAAGGGTGAAGGATTTCGCCGCGCCATCCTGGCACATGCACTTCCAGCTTGTTGAAAAATTACTGGCAGAGCTGCAATGA
- a CDS encoding beta-3-deoxy-D-manno-oct-2-ulosonic acid transferase, which yields MTQPASMAASPKAAARPRLSAPLFAYGFSIRKRSLLRRFTGVTDIRFIYNPKQISPGNTLLLWGSRPRPIGLSEGVNIVRLEDGFLRSVGLGADLIAPLSWVIDSRGIYYDPAQPSDLEHLLQSIDFENELLQRAAVLRQRIVASGLTKYNVGHGGWRRPAAHRVVLVPGQVETDASIRCGAPAICTNLGLLQAVRTANPDAYIVYKPHPDVLAGLRASGQQEDEAHKWCDEVVTGASMDEMFAGVDEVHVMTSLTGFEALMRGKKVACYGQPFYAGWGLTLDMVPVARRMRRLSLDALVAGALILYPVYVSRSTGQFIAPEQALDELLAWREQETGRSWPWWRKGLRMILKIWGARR from the coding sequence ATGACCCAGCCTGCCAGCATGGCGGCCTCTCCAAAAGCAGCCGCAAGACCTCGCCTGTCGGCGCCATTGTTTGCGTATGGGTTTTCAATAAGGAAACGTTCTCTCTTGCGCCGTTTCACTGGCGTCACAGATATCCGCTTTATTTACAATCCGAAACAAATTTCTCCAGGAAATACCCTACTATTATGGGGAAGCCGTCCACGTCCAATTGGACTGTCGGAAGGCGTAAATATTGTCCGGCTTGAAGATGGATTTTTACGTTCAGTCGGACTAGGCGCTGACTTGATTGCACCTTTGTCATGGGTCATTGATAGTCGCGGCATCTATTACGATCCTGCGCAGCCATCTGACCTGGAACATTTATTGCAATCAATTGATTTTGAGAATGAACTCTTGCAGCGCGCCGCCGTGTTACGTCAGCGGATCGTTGCAAGTGGCTTAACGAAATACAACGTGGGGCACGGCGGCTGGAGGCGGCCTGCAGCGCACCGCGTCGTTCTGGTGCCCGGGCAGGTCGAGACAGATGCATCGATCCGTTGCGGTGCGCCGGCTATCTGCACGAACCTCGGCTTGCTGCAGGCCGTGCGCACCGCCAATCCGGATGCGTACATCGTGTACAAGCCGCATCCGGACGTGCTGGCCGGATTGCGCGCCAGTGGCCAGCAGGAAGATGAAGCACACAAGTGGTGCGACGAGGTCGTGACTGGTGCATCGATGGACGAAATGTTCGCAGGGGTGGACGAAGTGCATGTCATGACTTCGCTTACTGGCTTCGAGGCCCTGATGCGCGGCAAGAAGGTGGCCTGTTATGGCCAGCCTTTTTATGCCGGCTGGGGCTTGACGCTGGATATGGTGCCGGTGGCGCGCAGGATGCGCCGCCTGTCCCTGGATGCGCTGGTGGCGGGGGCGCTGATTCTCTACCCCGTCTATGTGAGCCGCAGCACCGGTCAGTTCATTGCACCGGAGCAGGCACTGGATGAATTGCTCGCCTGGCGAGAACAGGAAACCGGCCGCAGTTGGCCTTGGTGGCGCAAGGGATTGCGCATGATATTGAAGATTTGGGGAGCCCGGCGGTGA